The Deltaproteobacteria bacterium DNA window TCTGACCGCGGACCGGGTGAAGCAGATCATTGCGGATTACCGGGCCGGGAAAACCGTGGATTACCGGACCTTGCCCCGCACCACCAATCCTTTGAGTGCCTACCCGTCCGGTCCCGATGAATTGATCCTGTTCCAGAACGTCGACCAGATCGATCCCATGAAAATCGAGGACTATCTGGAGCGGGGTGGTTATGAGGCCCTGAAAAAGGCGGTGACCAGCATGTCTCCGGAAGAGGTGGTCAATGAGGCCAAGGCTTCGGGTCTGAGGGGCCGCGGCGGCGCTGGCTTCCCGGCCGGGCTGAAGTGGTCCTTTACCCTGCCCAACCCCAATACCCCGAAATACATTGTCTGTAATGCTGATGAAGGCGAGCCCGGCACTATTAAAGACCGTTACATCATGGAAGGCGACCCCCACCGGGTGCTGGAGGGCATGGCCATCGCCGGTTATGCGGTAGGGGCGTCGCACGGCTACATCTATGTCCGGGGTGAATATTATCTGTCCATGTTGCGGCTGCAAAACGCCATTGATCAGGCCACCGCGCAGGGTTATCTGGGCAAAAATATTTTCGGCACCGACTTCAATTTTACTATTGAAGTCCAGACCGGCGGCGGGGCCTATGTGTGCGGCGAAGAAACTGCGCTGATCGAATCGATCGAGGGCAAGAGAGGCAATCCCCGGGTGAAGCCGCCGTTTCCCGGGGTAGTGGGCGTCTGGGGCAAGCCGACCATCGTCAACAACGTCGAGACCTTGTCCAGCGTGCCCTCCATTATCTTGCACGGCGGCGAATGGTATAAAAAGAAAGGCACCGAGGACTCGGCCGGCACCAAGATCTTCCAGGTGGTGGGGCATATCAATCGTCCGGCGGTGGTGGAGGCCAATCTCGGCATGCCTCTGCGGGAGTTGATTGAAAAATATGGCGATGGGGTCCGGGAAGGCAAAAAGTTCAAAGCCTGCCAGACCGGCGGCACCTCCTTCGGCTTCCTCACCGAAGACCAGCTTGATACCCCCATGGAATATGCGGCCTTGGCCAAAGCCGGCGGTGCCTTGGGGTCGGGGACCATGCTGGTCATGGATGAGAATACCTGTATTGTTGATGTGGTACGCTGTATCTTAAAATTTTTCCAGCATGAGTCCTGCGGATTCTGCCTGCCCTGTCGCCGGGGGACGCGTATCCTCTACGATCTGATTTGCAAGATTGCCAGCGGCCGGGGCCAGGAAGCGGATCTGGACAAAATGATTAATGTGGCCCAGGTGATGGCCGATACCGCCAACTGCGCCTTGGCCATGAGCCCGATCTTTTTTATCAAAACCACCATTGAACGTTTCCGCGACGAATACCTGGCCCATCTTGCGGGCCACTGCCCGGCCGGGGTCTGTAAGATCAAGAAATAATTAGGAAGACCGGCGGACCAAAGGAGCACCCAAAAATGCTCATCAGTTACTTACCAATCCTGGTTTATCTGATCATCTCAATCGGATTGGCGGTATTGATTGTCGCTCTCTCCGAAACTATAGGGAAGAAAACCCATACGCCAGTCAAAGATCTTCCTTATGAGTGCGGCATGGTGCCGATCAGCGATGCCCGCCACCGTTACGCGGTCAGATTCTATGTCATCACCATGTTTTTTTTGGTGTTCGATATTGAAGCGATCTTCCTGTATCCCTGGGGGGTGATATTTAAACCTCTGGGGTTATTTGGCCTGATCGAGATGGGAATTTTTATCCTCATCCTGGTGGTGGGGTTGGCCTATGTTTGGGGTAAGGGGGCCTTGGAATGGGAATAGAAGAGCATTTAGGAAATAATGTCCTGACTACAACTCTGGAGAAGTTAGTGGACTGGGGGCGGAAGAGTTCCCTCTGGCCCTGTACTTTTGGTCTGGCCTGTTGTGCCATCGAAATGATTGTCACTGCCGCCAATCGCTGGGATATTGCCCGGTTCGGCATGGAGGCCTTTCGGGCTTCGCCCCGCCAGGCCGATTTAATGATTGTCGCCGGAACAGTTACCAAAAAAATGGTGCCGGCGGTGGTGCGCATCTATGAGCAGATGACTGAACCCAAATGGGTGATTGCCATGGGGGCCTGTGCCTCCTCGGGGGGCATCTTTGATAGCTACGCGGTGGTCCAGGGCATTGATTTATATTTACCGGTTGATGTGTATGTGCCCGGCTGTCCGCCCCGCCCCGAGGGTTTACTGTATGGCATCCTGAAATTGCACGAAAAGATTCTTCAGGATCCCTTCTTAACCAAGCAATATCGCGAAAGAGTGCAAGCCAGGCAGGAGGCGGCATGAGCGCGGCGGTAGAAAAACTCCAGGCCCAGTTCCCTGACGAAATCGTGGAAATCAGCGAATTCCGGGGTGACACCACGATCATCATCAAGCCGGAGAAGGTGGTTGACATTTGCACCCTGTTGCGGGACGACCGGGCAACCTCCTTCCGCTATCTATCTTCGGTGTCGGCGGTAGATTACCTGCCGGCCAGCCCGCGGTTTGCGGTGGTCTATCATCTCTATTCCCACCGCTACAAAAATCGGGTGGCCCTGAAGGCCTTCCTGGAGGATGATGCCTACCCCAGCATCCACTCGGTGGTGCCGGTCTGGTCGACCGCCAACTGGCACGAGCGGGAGTGTTATGACCTGATGGGCATCCAGTTCCGTGGTCACCCGGATTTACGGCGGATTTTAACGCCGCCGGAATGCGAAGGATATTTTCCCCTACGTAAAGAAATCCCTGTGCGGGGTCTATAGGAAGTCGAAACCATGAATGGCGCGCAAACTATGCCTCAGACCGAAACCATGGTCCTCAATCTGGGTCCCCAGCATCCCAGCACTCACGGGGTGTTGCGGGTGGTGCTGGAGCTCGATGGCGAGCTTATTGTCAAGGCCGACCCGGATATCGGCTACTTGCACCGCGGTATCGAAAAGATGTGCGAGTTCCGGACTTATCATCAGTGTCTGCCCTTGACCGACCGGATTGATTATCTGGCGGGCTCGGCCAACAATTTGGGTTTTGTGCTAGCGGTAGAAAAACTCCTGGGTGTCGAGGTCCCCAAGCGGACCCAATATATCCGGGTGATGATCGCCGAGATGACCCGGATTTCCAGCCATCTGTTCTGGCTGGGTACCCACGGTCATGACCTGGGAGCCATGACCCCGTTATTCTACGCCTTCCGTGAACGGGAAAAGCTGATGGACCTGTTCGAAATGGTTTGGGGCGGACGGCTGTTTCCCTGTTATTTTCGCATCGGCGGGCTGGCGGCGGACTTGCCGGAAGGTTTTACCGATAAGGTCTGGGAGTTTGTGGAGACCTTTCCCAAGAAAATCGAGGATTATGAAAATCTGTTAACCTATAATCGCATCTGGATTGCCCGGACCAAAGGGGTGGGGGTGATGACCCCGGATGAGGTGCTGGATTGGGGCTGGTCCGGCCCTATGGCCCGCGGCTCGGGAGTGGATTGGGATCTGCGCCGCGATAATCCCTATTCCAGTTACGAAGATTTTGATTTTGTCGTCCCCTTGGGGAAAAATGGTGATACCTATGACCGCTACTTGGTCCGTATGGAGGAAATGCGCCAAAGCAACCGGATTATCCGCCAGGTATTGGAAAATCTGCCCGCCGGCGATATAAATGTTGCTGACCCCCGAATCGCCCTGCCGCCCAAGGAGCGGGTGTACAACAACATCGAGGCCTTGATCAATCATTTCCTGATCATCGAAGAAGGGATCAAGCCCCCGGTCGGGGAGGTTTATCAGGCCATTGAGGCTCCCAAAGGGGAGTTAGGATTTTATATTGTCAGCGATGGTAGCGTTCATCCGCTGCGGGTGAAAATCCGGGCGCCCTCCTTTGTTAATCTGGCGGCTCTGGGGAAGCTGGCTCAGGGCCGGCTGTTGGCAGATTTAATCGCCCTCATCGGCACCATGGATATCGTCCTGGCCGATGTGGATCGGTGATGATGTTTAAGAGATTGGATATTTAACTAGCGGCCTTACAGTTAGGAATAGAAGATGATCAACCTGACGATCGATGGTAAAGCCCTGCAGGTGAAAAAAGGTAAGACGGTCCTGGAGGCTGCCTTAGAGAACGGCATCCATATCCCGCATCTCTGCTACCATCCGGCCATTAAACCGATCGGGTCGTGCCGGATCTGTGTGGTTGAGGTCAAACCCGGGCCGCCGCGGCCGCAACCGGCCTGTACCACGCAAGTGGCCGAGGGTATGGAGGTGATCACCCAGTCCGAGCGCCTGTTGGAACTGCGGCGGGAACTGGTGAAATTTATCCTGGTCAACCATCCCCTGGACTGCCCCTGGTGCGACAAGGGCGGTGAGTGTCTCCTTCAGGACCTGACCCATGAATTGGGCATTGACCTAGTTGATTATGAGGCCTTAAAGTTACCGCCGCATATTGATTATGAATCGCCCCTGATCGAACGTTATTCCACCCGCTGTGTTACCTGCGGGCGTTGTGTGCGGGTCTGCCGGGATCGGGTCGGGGCCAGCGCCATCAATTTTGAAAGTCGGGGTTATTTCACCGAACTGGGCTGCGGGCATGTTCCCCTGGAATGTGAATTTTGCGGTACCTGCATTGATATCTGCCCGGTGGGGGCCTTGATCAATAAATTATTTAAATACAGCGCCCGGTCCTGGGAGTTGACCAAGACTCAGACCATTTGCCCCTATTGCGGCGGCGGCTGTAACTATGAAGTGCAAACCAAGGACGGCCATGTGCATCGGGTGCGCAGCGAAGGTTCGCTGCTGCTGTGTGGGCGGGGCCGCTTTGGGTTCACTGTAGTGGAGGCCCCGGATCGTCTACGCACTCCCATGATCAAACGGGACGGACAACTGGTGGAAGCTGGTTGGGAGGAAGCCCTGAATTTTGCTGCCCGGGGACTGAAGGAAGTTATCGATAGTGCGGGGCCGACGGCAGTTTACGGCATCGGCTCGCCCCGGGCTACCAATGAGGCCAATTATCTGTTCCAGAAATTTTTCCGGGTTGGCCTGGGCCACAATAATCTAGACAGTCCGGCCCGTTATAATTTCGCCCGGGCACTGGCCGGGATCGCTGCGGTCTTTGGCGAACCCAAGCTTTCTGGGCTCGAGCTGGAATCCGGCAAAATAAAAGTTTATCAAAGCCCCTGGAAAATTCAGGAGGAGGCCAGTGGGAGCGGCTTCCCCTTTGTCTTAGGCAACACTCACCATCTCAACCATGCCGATGTGATTTTGGTGATCGGGGCCGACGTTACTCCCGAGATGCCGACTTATGGCTGGCGCATAATGGATGCGTTAAAAAATGAGAACTTCCGCCTGCTGGTTGCCAATCCCCGTAAGACCAAATTTGACCGCTTTGCTCACCTGAATCTGCGCTACCACCCGGGAAGTGAACGGTTGCTGCTGATGGGCTTAATGGAAGCGGTCCTGGAAGCACAACCCGGTTATACTCCTCATCTGGAGGCCGAAGAATTCGAAGACTTTAAAAAGAACCTGCTTAAAACCTCCCTTGCCAAGGTAGCCAAACAGGCCGGAGTAAAGGATGCCGATTTGCGGCAGGCCGGTAAAATGCTGGCTCAGGCCCAGGCTCCGGCGATTATCTTCGGCCATGATCTGCTGGCCCAGGAACAGGGGCAGGAAAACGCTACCGCGGTGGCCGATCTATTCCTGCTAATTGGGCAGCCCTGCAATAAGGGGAGCGGCCTCTATCCGATCGCTGAGAAGAATAACACCCATGGCGTCTGCGATGTCGGGGTTTTGCCGAATTATTTACCAGGTTACCAGTCGCTGGAAGAGAGCGGTGGACCGTTTGCTAAACTCTGGGAAAGGCCGGTGCCGGCCCAGCCAGGGATAAACCTGGCGGAGATGCTGAACAAGTTGGAGGACAACGAACCCGATGCCCCTAGAGCTTTATATCTGCTGGGGGGTGATCTGGTGCGGTTGCTTCCCAATTCGGCGCGCACTGAGAAACTGCTGCAAAAAGTCAGATTTATGGTAGTCCAGGACGCCTTTCTGACCGACACCGCCCGGCTGGCGGATGTGGTATTGCCAGTGGCGATCCATGCCGAACTCGATGGTACCTACACCAGTACCGACGGTCGTCTGGGCTGCCTGCAGCCAGCCCTATCGCCTGAGGGGGGACGGCCGGACTGGGAGATCATCGAGGAAATGAGCCGTCGCCTGGGATATCCCATGAATTATGGTAGTCCGCAAGCGATATTTGCGGAGATGGCCCAACTGTTGCCGATCTGGGCCGGAATTAAAAATGGCCATCGTTGGCCGCACAAAAAGATCAGAGCCTCTCTAAGCGGAAATTTCGTGCCCTTCTCGACCGCAATCAGCATTCCCGGAGAAGGCAAGTATACGTTGATGGTGGGCAAGACTCTGGCGCACTCCGGCTCCTATACCACCCATGCCCAAGGCCCCCAGACGATTATGCCGGGCGCAACTTTAAAAATCAATCCGGCCGATGCCAAGGCCCTGAAAGTGGCAGAGGGCGATTCGGTCAGAGTTATTTCCACTCAGGGTGAAATTACCGTGCCCATTGCCGTGACGGTGGAGTTGCCCCGGGGAGTGGTGTTTTTGGCAGATCACTTTGGTGATACGCCGGCCAATCTCCTGACTTCTAATTCTAACCTTTGCCGCGTACAGCTTCAGAAGGGTTAAAGAGATGAACCTGCCGGTGCTCGTTGGCTTGATGGTAGTTAAGATTACCCTGGTGTTGGTGGTTTTTCTTACCACCATTGCCTATGTGGTATTGATGGAGCGCAAGGTCCTGGGTTTTATCCAGTTGCGCTATGGTCCTAACCGGGTGGGACCCTGGGGATTGCTCCAGCCTCTGGCTGACCTGATCAAGCTTTTGTTCAAAGAAGAATATACCCCGCCGCACGCCAATAAGGTGCTCTTTGAACTGGCTCCGATAATTGTCGCCATTACCGCTTTCCTGCCCTTTGCGGCCATACCGTTTGCCGACCGTATCCTCCCCGACAGCCTAACCATCTATGGCTATCAGGTGGATCTGACCGTGGCCGCGCTCAACCGAGGAGTTATTGCCGATATCAACATTGGCATCCTGTATATCTTTGCCATCTCTTCATTGGCGGTTTATGGGGCGGTGATCGGTGGTTGGGCTTCCAATAATAAGTACTCTCTGTTGGGCGGGTTGCGGCTCTGTGCTCAGATGGTCAGCTACGAAGTGGCCCTGGGATTGTCAGTGATCGGAGTGCTGATGGTGGCTGGCAGCCTAAGCCTGGTAACCATTGTCGAAGCCCAGAAGAATATGTGGTTCATCGCCTATCAACCCCTGGGTTTCCTATTGTACCTATGCGCGGCTTTCGCGGAATGCGCCCGGACCCCCTTTGACCTGATCGAGTGTGAAAATGAGTTGGTTGCCGGGTATCAGACCGAGTACAGCTCCATGAAGTGGGGGCTGTTGATGCTGGGTGAATATGGCCATATGATTATCGCCAGCGCCCTGGCGGTAACTCTTTTCCTGGGCGGCTGGCAGGGACCCTTTTTGCCCCCCATTGTTTGGTTCTTAATTAAAACCTTTGCCTTGATTTTCTTATTCATCTGGGTTCGAGGGACCTATCCCCGGTTCCGGTTCGACCAATTGATGTACTTTGGCTGGAAGATCCTGATCCCCCTGGCGTTACTCAATATCCTCTTAACCGGCGTCATCATGATGTATGTATAGAGGTAGAACCATGATTTATCCCTTAATCAAAGGCTTAGTCACCACTTTTAAGCATTGCGTCTCCAAGCCGATTACTCTGCAATATCCGGAGGAGAAGCGCCAGGTCTACCCTAGATTTCGTGGCCACCCGGAGTTGCAGGTGGACGAGGACGGCCGTCTCAAGTGTGTGGCCTGTACCTTATGCATGACGGTCTGTCCGTCCCGTGCGATCATCAAAATTACTCCAGCCGAAGGTCCGAATCACGAAAAGTATCCGGTTGAATTTGTTATTGATCTGACCCGTTGCATCTTTTGCGGCTTCTGTCAGGAAGCCTGCCCCAAGGCGGCCATTGCCTTGAATAATAAATATGAGTTGGCCCAGTACGATAAACGGGTATTGATCTATGACATGGAGAAGCTGAAGGCCCAGGCATAAATTCTTTCGGGGTCAAGGAGTTTAGAGCATGGAAATAATATTTTTTATCCTGGCCGCGGTGGCCCTGGTATCGGGGGTTCTGGTAGTCATCCAGGTCAATCCGGTGCACAGTGCCTTATACCTGATTCTCAACTTCTTTACCGTCGCCGGGCTCTATCTGTTGGCCCATGCCGAATTTATCGCGGCCATCCAGGTGATCGTTTACGCTGGGGCGATCATGGTGCTGTTCCTGTTCGTGATCATGTTGCTAAATCTGCGTCATCCAGAGGAAGGCGGAGAAAAACAGCACCTGGCCCAGAAGATCAGCGGCGCGGCCTTGGCCGGGGCCACGGCCCTCTTGGTAATTTATACCTTTACCCGGATTAAACTGGTCCCCGGGAAAGAGATGGTGCCGGGATACGGTAGTACCGAATCGGTAGCTAGTTCTTTGTTTACCGATTATTTACTGCCCTTTGAAGTGACCTCGGTATTGTTATTAGTGGCTTTAATCGGGGCGGTTATTCTGGCCCGAGCCAGAGATTAGATTGAGTTAACGGGGCAGGACCTCAGATCTTGCCTCAACCCCTGGGAAAAACCGGTTCACTAGAACTGAGGGGAGAATAACAGATATGGTAGTGCCCTTGATTTACTACATTGCTCTGAGTAGTGCCCTGTTTGCCATCGGAGTTATTGGGGTCCTGATCCGGCGCAATGCCATCATCATCTTCATGTGCATTGAAATGATGCTCAACGCCGTTAATCTGTCCCTGATCGGTTTTGCCGATTACTACCAGGCCGTCGATGGACAGATGTTTGTCTTTTTTGTGATGACGGTGGCGGCCGCTGAGGTGGCAGTCGGACTGGCGCTGATTGTCGCCATCTTCCGCAATAAAGCCACCGTATACGTCGATGAACTTAATCTCATGAAGTGGTAAGGAGCAGGCCATGATTCAATATGTCTGGCTGGTGCCTTTGGTGCCGATCCTGGGTTTCCTGTTTAATGGCTTGCTGGGGAGGCGAGTTCCCAAATGGCTCGTCAGTCTGGTCGGCTGCTCGGTGATCGGCATTTCCTTTCTGATTGTCATTTTAATCTTCCGAGAATATGTGAATCTTCCCGCCGACGCCAAGCCTGTCGAAGTCGTAGTTTATGATTGGATCAGCTCCGGCAACTTCAATGCCCTGGCGGCCTTTTTAGTCGATCCGCTGTCCTTGGTTATGATGCTGGTAGTTTCCGGGGTGAGCTTCATCATCCACATCTATTCGGTAGGCTACATGCATGATGATGAGGGCTACCCCCGATACTTTGCTTTCCTCAACCTGTTTGTTTTTGCCATGCTGATCCTGGTGTCCGCCAACAACTTTTTGCTAATGTTCGTGGGCTGGGAAGGCGTTGGTTTA harbors:
- the nuoF gene encoding NADH-quinone oxidoreductase subunit NuoF — protein: MVDLKRPVSAELTPEQVNSIIEVCTKLKQVRGKLLPILHAVQDICNNWLPLEALQLVAQELEIPYGYLYGVLSFYSMYSTSPRGKYIIRMCESPPCHINGADNILDTLKTELGIKVGQTTEDGLFTLELTACLGVCEVAPAMQINEVVFGNLTADRVKQIIADYRAGKTVDYRTLPRTTNPLSAYPSGPDELILFQNVDQIDPMKIEDYLERGGYEALKKAVTSMSPEEVVNEAKASGLRGRGGAGFPAGLKWSFTLPNPNTPKYIVCNADEGEPGTIKDRYIMEGDPHRVLEGMAIAGYAVGASHGYIYVRGEYYLSMLRLQNAIDQATAQGYLGKNIFGTDFNFTIEVQTGGGAYVCGEETALIESIEGKRGNPRVKPPFPGVVGVWGKPTIVNNVETLSSVPSIILHGGEWYKKKGTEDSAGTKIFQVVGHINRPAVVEANLGMPLRELIEKYGDGVREGKKFKACQTGGTSFGFLTEDQLDTPMEYAALAKAGGALGSGTMLVMDENTCIVDVVRCILKFFQHESCGFCLPCRRGTRILYDLICKIASGRGQEADLDKMINVAQVMADTANCALAMSPIFFIKTTIERFRDEYLAHLAGHCPAGVCKIKK
- the ndhC gene encoding NADH-quinone oxidoreductase subunit A codes for the protein MLISYLPILVYLIISIGLAVLIVALSETIGKKTHTPVKDLPYECGMVPISDARHRYAVRFYVITMFFLVFDIEAIFLYPWGVIFKPLGLFGLIEMGIFILILVVGLAYVWGKGALEWE
- a CDS encoding NADH-quinone oxidoreductase subunit B: MGIEEHLGNNVLTTTLEKLVDWGRKSSLWPCTFGLACCAIEMIVTAANRWDIARFGMEAFRASPRQADLMIVAGTVTKKMVPAVVRIYEQMTEPKWVIAMGACASSGGIFDSYAVVQGIDLYLPVDVYVPGCPPRPEGLLYGILKLHEKILQDPFLTKQYRERVQARQEAA
- a CDS encoding NADH-quinone oxidoreductase subunit C is translated as MSAAVEKLQAQFPDEIVEISEFRGDTTIIIKPEKVVDICTLLRDDRATSFRYLSSVSAVDYLPASPRFAVVYHLYSHRYKNRVALKAFLEDDAYPSIHSVVPVWSTANWHERECYDLMGIQFRGHPDLRRILTPPECEGYFPLRKEIPVRGL
- the nuoD gene encoding NADH dehydrogenase (quinone) subunit D, coding for MPQTETMVLNLGPQHPSTHGVLRVVLELDGELIVKADPDIGYLHRGIEKMCEFRTYHQCLPLTDRIDYLAGSANNLGFVLAVEKLLGVEVPKRTQYIRVMIAEMTRISSHLFWLGTHGHDLGAMTPLFYAFREREKLMDLFEMVWGGRLFPCYFRIGGLAADLPEGFTDKVWEFVETFPKKIEDYENLLTYNRIWIARTKGVGVMTPDEVLDWGWSGPMARGSGVDWDLRRDNPYSSYEDFDFVVPLGKNGDTYDRYLVRMEEMRQSNRIIRQVLENLPAGDINVADPRIALPPKERVYNNIEALINHFLIIEEGIKPPVGEVYQAIEAPKGELGFYIVSDGSVHPLRVKIRAPSFVNLAALGKLAQGRLLADLIALIGTMDIVLADVDR
- a CDS encoding molybdopterin-dependent oxidoreductase, with amino-acid sequence MINLTIDGKALQVKKGKTVLEAALENGIHIPHLCYHPAIKPIGSCRICVVEVKPGPPRPQPACTTQVAEGMEVITQSERLLELRRELVKFILVNHPLDCPWCDKGGECLLQDLTHELGIDLVDYEALKLPPHIDYESPLIERYSTRCVTCGRCVRVCRDRVGASAINFESRGYFTELGCGHVPLECEFCGTCIDICPVGALINKLFKYSARSWELTKTQTICPYCGGGCNYEVQTKDGHVHRVRSEGSLLLCGRGRFGFTVVEAPDRLRTPMIKRDGQLVEAGWEEALNFAARGLKEVIDSAGPTAVYGIGSPRATNEANYLFQKFFRVGLGHNNLDSPARYNFARALAGIAAVFGEPKLSGLELESGKIKVYQSPWKIQEEASGSGFPFVLGNTHHLNHADVILVIGADVTPEMPTYGWRIMDALKNENFRLLVANPRKTKFDRFAHLNLRYHPGSERLLLMGLMEAVLEAQPGYTPHLEAEEFEDFKKNLLKTSLAKVAKQAGVKDADLRQAGKMLAQAQAPAIIFGHDLLAQEQGQENATAVADLFLLIGQPCNKGSGLYPIAEKNNTHGVCDVGVLPNYLPGYQSLEESGGPFAKLWERPVPAQPGINLAEMLNKLEDNEPDAPRALYLLGGDLVRLLPNSARTEKLLQKVRFMVVQDAFLTDTARLADVVLPVAIHAELDGTYTSTDGRLGCLQPALSPEGGRPDWEIIEEMSRRLGYPMNYGSPQAIFAEMAQLLPIWAGIKNGHRWPHKKIRASLSGNFVPFSTAISIPGEGKYTLMVGKTLAHSGSYTTHAQGPQTIMPGATLKINPADAKALKVAEGDSVRVISTQGEITVPIAVTVELPRGVVFLADHFGDTPANLLTSNSNLCRVQLQKG
- the nuoH gene encoding NADH-quinone oxidoreductase subunit NuoH yields the protein MNLPVLVGLMVVKITLVLVVFLTTIAYVVLMERKVLGFIQLRYGPNRVGPWGLLQPLADLIKLLFKEEYTPPHANKVLFELAPIIVAITAFLPFAAIPFADRILPDSLTIYGYQVDLTVAALNRGVIADINIGILYIFAISSLAVYGAVIGGWASNNKYSLLGGLRLCAQMVSYEVALGLSVIGVLMVAGSLSLVTIVEAQKNMWFIAYQPLGFLLYLCAAFAECARTPFDLIECENELVAGYQTEYSSMKWGLLMLGEYGHMIIASALAVTLFLGGWQGPFLPPIVWFLIKTFALIFLFIWVRGTYPRFRFDQLMYFGWKILIPLALLNILLTGVIMMYV
- a CDS encoding NADH-quinone oxidoreductase subunit I, which translates into the protein MIYPLIKGLVTTFKHCVSKPITLQYPEEKRQVYPRFRGHPELQVDEDGRLKCVACTLCMTVCPSRAIIKITPAEGPNHEKYPVEFVIDLTRCIFCGFCQEACPKAAIALNNKYELAQYDKRVLIYDMEKLKAQA
- a CDS encoding NADH-quinone oxidoreductase subunit J, translating into MEIIFFILAAVALVSGVLVVIQVNPVHSALYLILNFFTVAGLYLLAHAEFIAAIQVIVYAGAIMVLFLFVIMLLNLRHPEEGGEKQHLAQKISGAALAGATALLVIYTFTRIKLVPGKEMVPGYGSTESVASSLFTDYLLPFEVTSVLLLVALIGAVILARARD
- the nuoK gene encoding NADH-quinone oxidoreductase subunit NuoK; the protein is MPLIYYIALSSALFAIGVIGVLIRRNAIIIFMCIEMMLNAVNLSLIGFADYYQAVDGQMFVFFVMTVAAAEVAVGLALIVAIFRNKATVYVDELNLMKW